The Macaca nemestrina isolate mMacNem1 chromosome 17, mMacNem.hap1, whole genome shotgun sequence genome contains the following window.
TTACCTAGCACTGTGCCAGGTCCAGAGTCAGTAATTAAgatgctttcattcattcattttacagatattaACTCCTCAGAGTACAGCTAAAGACATTTGGGATGAAAAAGAGTgtagaaaaacaaatgagaaatgtattttaattaccTCACATTGTATCTCCCACACTTTCCAGCATAGTGTATTTCAGTAAAAATGTACAGTGCACATAGTAGATGGCCAATAAAAGTacactgtctttcttttttcttccttaaagcTCAGAGAATAGCATGCTCACCAATCTAAAGTAAAGCATTTTTACAGACCTGTAATGGGGCTCACTCAAGGTGTTTTTTCTCCGACTTCTGAGCTCCTGGAAGGAGGGAATCAGACTAGTACCTTTGAGTTCCTCCTCTGGGGACTCTCAGACCAGGCACAGCAGCAACACATTCTCTTCCTGTTGTTTCTGTGGATGTACGCGGTCACTGTGGCTGGGAACCTGCTCATTGTCCTGGCCATTGGCACCGACACACACCTCCACACCCCCATGTACTTCTTCCTTGCCAGCTTGTCATGTACAGACATCTTTTTCACCTCCACCACCGTGCCCAAGGCCCTGGTGAACATCCAGACCCAGAGCACGTCCATTTCCTATGCAGGGTGCTTGGCACAGCTCTACTTCTTCTTGACTTTTGGGGACATGGACATCTTTCTCCTGGCTGTAATGGCCTATGACCGCTATGTGGCCATTTGCCACCCACTCCACTATATGATGATCATGAGCCTCCACCGCTGTGCCGTCCTGGTGGCCGCCTGCTGGACCCTCACGAGTCTTGTCGCCATGACTCACACCTTCCTCATATCCCAGCTTTCCTTCTGCTCTAAGATCATTCCTGACTTCTTCTGTGATTTGGGACCGCTGATGAAGGCGTCTTGCTTTGACACCCAGGTCAATAAGCTTGTGCTCCTGTTCCTAGGGGGAACAGTCATTTTAATCCCTTTTATGCTCGTCCTGGTCTCTTATATCCAAATTGTTTCAGCCATCCTCAGGGCGCCCTCTGCCCAGGGAAGGCGCAAGGCCTTCTCTACCTGCGGCTCTCACCTCGTTGTTGTTGCTCTGTTCTTCGGGACGGTGATCAGGGCGTATCTGTGcccctcatcctcttcctccagCTCAGTAGAGGAGGATACAGCGGCTGCTGTCATGTACACAGTGGTGACTCCCCTGCTGAACCCCTTTATTTATAGCCTGCGGAACAAGGACATGAAGGCTGCAGTGGTTAGACTTCTCAAGGGCAGAGTCTCCTTCTCACAGGGCCAGGGCCAGTGACTTCTGCTGAGAAACTGAAGGTGTTCTCCTTCCCCTCCAGTGAGGGGCTTGACAGAAATTTCTACCTCAAAGTGTCTCATTTCTGAATCCCACATATCCCTTATCAGCACTCCCCTCCCCAAGTGCCCACGGCAAGTTTGGTATTATAAAGGGAAATCAATGTTTTGCTTTGTGCTTAATCTGTTAAGAGCTCCTTATGTGCTTATTTAacttattaataatttttcaaaaggagGCATGACTTTTGCAATGCTTTTAATTCTAAAAGCCTTTTATATGCTAGTTTATTAAAACTTAATGAGGTCATGGAAAGTGGGCTAATGACAATATTTAGCAATGAAGTCAATCAGATGGCAAAGACTTTACAAATTTAAGTGAACAAGTGTATGTTTTCCTACAAAAATAGGAAATTATACAAATACTTATTGTCTCAAGGTTATGAATCAAAAATATTTGCAGCTATTAAAACACAGCTGTCAACGATATAGGAGGGATCTATGTTCTCTTAGTAAAAAgatttacaaacaatttgtaatGAGATGATATAATAAATGTAAGTTATATATTATGGTAACTAGTGtgtagttatttctttttcttttttttttgagatggagtctcactcttattgcccaggctggagtgcaatggcaccatctcaagctcactgcaacctctgccttccaggttcaagcgattctcctgcctcagcctcccaagtagctgagatgataggtgcctgccaccacgcctggctattttttatatttttagtagagacagggttttaccatgttggccaggctggtcttgaactcctgacctgcggtgatccacccacttcggcctcccaaagtgctgggattacaggcatgagccgccacgcccagccatgTGTAGTTATTTCTAGCTTTCTTCCTTATCTGCTTAAGTCGTGGCTGactgtgagtgttgtgtgtgtgtatctgcctATAGCCCATGCAGGTCTGGGTCAAAAACTGGGATGCCAGCCATCTTGAGGAATTTGACAGAGAGTTGTGGACCACACATATTTTTGCTTCCTTGTGCTGAGTAGCACACCCCATCTCCCACAAGAGGGGTAAGGCTGTCAGTGGTAGTGACTtggtccaggaggcagaggatgcctTCAGAAAGGAGGAGACTGTCGAGAGAAACTGAGGAGGTACATGAGATTCGTGTTCAATGCAATCCATGCCTGTGCTACTTAGATCCATTTGCAGTTCCCCATTGTATCCAGCTCTCATCCTATGATTTGGAGCCTCTATGTGTTGTTAAAATGAATTCAGCCTCATTCCTTCTCAAACAGGGTGGGTATATGCCCCATAACTCAGAATTCCCTTTAAGTTGGTGGCCAGTTAGGAGATGGTAAGATTGCATAAAAGTGTAATCAAAACAAGATACAGTCCATACTACTGTTGGTTGTCCCAAAGCTGTAATTGCAGATAATTAGCTTGACTCTCTACTACCTATTGAATGAATTAGACCTTCAACTATTAGAGGTTTTAGTTAttctgctttttttgtgtgtgttatgaCTAAAATGCTTATTAGCATTTATTACCATCTATGGAATTAATATGAAAGTTCATGGCATAAGCCATAAATCTTCATGGTAATCAATATCAATTATCTCAGTTAAAAAATGACTCATCTTTTTCTGTTGGTCTACTACATGAAGAGCATGAAATGGTCAGGGGCAGTTGGTTTTATTTTAGTGGATTAGTTAAAGAGAGGTAAGGCTTCCACACTTCACTTGAACTGGTAAAATGATGGAAACAGTAAAATGtgataaattatgtatatatgtttaatgTAACACCTACAGCAGCCGCTAAAAAACTACACAAAGGGATATACtcaaaaacacaataaatgaATCAAATGTTAAAGCAACTCAcaagaaggcaggaaaaagaaaacacatagaaacaaaaaataaaatggcaaatttaaATATGAACATATCGTTAATTATATTACATGTAAAAGGTCTcaatgcaccaattaaaagacagaagtTGGCAGAGTGGATTCAAAATAAACATTACCCAACTCTATGTTGTCCACAAGAAGCTCACCTCAAATATTACAGCTTAGGTTGAAaggaaaagaatggagaaagaaatataaacatcaatgaaaagaaagagatgtggctatatatatttcacataagTGGATttcaaagtaaagaaaattaCCAGTGACAGGGATATTATAATAAAGGATTCAATCCACCAAGAAGACATAGCAATCCTGAAAACGTATTCATCATACAGTTGAAATGCAAAATATgtgagaaaaaaactgaaagagacATAGACGAATGTTCACAATTATGGTTGAAGACTTCAAAACC
Protein-coding sequences here:
- the LOC105471833 gene encoding olfactory receptor 1P1 — translated: MGLTQGVFSPTSELLEGGNQTSTFEFLLWGLSDQAQQQHILFLLFLWMYAVTVAGNLLIVLAIGTDTHLHTPMYFFLASLSCTDIFFTSTTVPKALVNIQTQSTSISYAGCLAQLYFFLTFGDMDIFLLAVMAYDRYVAICHPLHYMMIMSLHRCAVLVAACWTLTSLVAMTHTFLISQLSFCSKIIPDFFCDLGPLMKASCFDTQVNKLVLLFLGGTVILIPFMLVLVSYIQIVSAILRAPSAQGRRKAFSTCGSHLVVVALFFGTVIRAYLCPSSSSSSSVEEDTAAAVMYTVVTPLLNPFIYSLRNKDMKAAVVRLLKGRVSFSQGQGQ